In Paenibacillus guangzhouensis, a single window of DNA contains:
- the ileS gene encoding isoleucine--tRNA ligase, producing MRKIDVKEKARARELRVLGKWNEEQTFKKSMESGSGKPNFVFYEGPPTANGKPHIGHVLGRVIKDFIGRYKTMSGYRVVRKAGWDTHGLPVELGVEKQLGISGKQEIENYGVEEFVKKCKASVFEYEKQWRELTEAIAYWTDLDNPYITLENNYIESVWNILSTIHKKGLLYRGHRVSPYCPCCQTTLSSHEVAQGYEDVKDLSATVKFRLKDADEAILAWTTTPWTLPSNVALAVNPAMEYVKVKQDGEVLIVAKNLVEKAIKGEYVIVATVLGSDLVGLKYNPPMPYVSVENGHFVIAGDFVSDTSGTGIVHIAPAHGEDDYRVSRQNKISMLNVVNAAGRYTDEVTDFAGRFVKDCDIDIVKMLSERGLLYSKEKYEHSYPFCWRCKSPLLYYAMESWFIETTAVKDQLIANNNGVDWYPGHIREGRFGKFLEDLVDWNISRNRYWGTPLNVWVCNSCHGEYSPNSHADLRAKSVSPISEDLELHKPYVDEVKLHCPHCEGGVMERTSEVIDVWFDSGSMPFAQHHHPFENEQEFEEQYPADMICEGVDQTRGWFYSLLAVSTLYNGKAPYKAVISTGHILDENGQKMSKSKGNVIDPWDIINEFGTDAFRWALLSDSAPWNTKRFSKQIVAEAKSKVIDTIVNTHAFLSLYANIDQYDPAAYPERPSQNKLDRWILSRLNSLMLQVSKGLEVNDFLNPAKAIETFVDEMSNWYIRRSRDRFWGSEMTEDKISAYQTLRNVLLNLSLLIAPYAPFIAEEVYGNLGGSEESVHLAEYPKANPALIDAQLEQDMETARQIVELARNVRNETSIKTRQPLSELIVSMDRAFDLAGYEAIIKDEINVKEIRIETSDNGFVDFNLKLNLKVAGKKYGKNVGAIQGHLKGLDAAAARVIVEQGTLAFVTAEGETLDITSEELLIEKQAKEGFASASGYQITVALNTDITPALEQEGWVREVVRAIQDTRKKLDLPIEKRVNLTLHVDEELQAAITAFEHVLRENVLVEDVQFGEVSGMENVELGEKTIGIHIEK from the coding sequence ATGCGTAAAATTGACGTCAAAGAAAAAGCCCGCGCACGCGAGCTGCGTGTACTTGGGAAGTGGAACGAAGAACAAACATTTAAGAAATCGATGGAGAGCGGTTCGGGTAAGCCGAACTTTGTATTCTATGAAGGACCGCCGACAGCGAATGGTAAACCGCATATCGGTCACGTGTTAGGACGCGTTATTAAGGATTTTATCGGCCGCTATAAGACAATGTCCGGCTACCGTGTCGTTCGTAAAGCAGGTTGGGATACACACGGACTACCGGTTGAGCTTGGTGTTGAGAAGCAGTTAGGCATCTCCGGGAAGCAAGAGATCGAGAATTACGGCGTGGAAGAGTTCGTGAAGAAATGTAAAGCGAGTGTCTTCGAATATGAGAAGCAATGGCGTGAGTTGACCGAAGCGATCGCTTATTGGACTGACCTTGATAATCCATACATTACGCTGGAGAACAACTACATTGAGAGCGTATGGAACATCTTATCCACGATTCATAAGAAAGGTCTATTGTATCGCGGTCATCGCGTAAGTCCTTATTGCCCTTGCTGTCAGACGACGCTAAGCTCCCATGAAGTAGCGCAAGGGTACGAGGACGTGAAGGATCTATCGGCAACGGTGAAATTCCGCTTGAAGGATGCTGATGAAGCAATTCTAGCGTGGACGACAACACCTTGGACATTGCCTTCGAACGTTGCTCTTGCTGTGAACCCAGCCATGGAATATGTCAAAGTGAAGCAGGATGGCGAAGTATTGATCGTGGCGAAGAACCTCGTGGAGAAAGCGATCAAAGGTGAATACGTGATCGTAGCGACCGTGCTAGGATCGGATCTAGTTGGCCTGAAATATAACCCGCCAATGCCTTACGTATCGGTCGAGAACGGTCATTTCGTGATTGCAGGCGATTTCGTAAGCGACACAAGCGGTACGGGGATCGTTCATATCGCGCCAGCCCACGGGGAAGACGACTACCGTGTATCCCGTCAGAACAAGATCAGCATGCTGAATGTGGTGAATGCCGCTGGCCGTTATACGGATGAAGTGACTGATTTTGCTGGACGTTTCGTAAAAGACTGCGATATCGACATTGTGAAAATGTTGTCTGAACGCGGGTTGCTCTACTCCAAAGAGAAGTATGAGCATAGCTATCCATTCTGCTGGCGCTGTAAATCGCCGCTCCTCTACTATGCGATGGAGAGCTGGTTCATCGAGACGACAGCGGTCAAAGATCAGTTAATCGCAAACAACAATGGCGTGGACTGGTACCCTGGTCACATTCGTGAAGGTCGTTTCGGCAAATTCCTCGAAGATCTCGTGGATTGGAACATCAGCCGGAATCGTTATTGGGGTACGCCGCTGAACGTATGGGTATGTAATTCCTGTCACGGTGAATACTCACCGAACAGCCACGCGGATCTGCGCGCGAAATCGGTATCCCCGATCAGCGAGGACCTTGAGCTGCATAAGCCTTACGTGGACGAAGTGAAACTGCACTGCCCGCATTGTGAAGGCGGCGTAATGGAACGGACGTCCGAAGTGATCGACGTATGGTTCGATAGTGGATCGATGCCGTTCGCGCAGCATCATCATCCATTTGAGAATGAGCAAGAATTCGAAGAGCAATATCCTGCGGATATGATCTGTGAAGGGGTAGACCAGACTCGCGGTTGGTTCTACAGCTTGCTGGCCGTATCGACGTTGTACAACGGCAAAGCACCTTATAAAGCGGTTATCTCCACAGGACATATTCTCGATGAGAATGGTCAGAAGATGTCGAAGAGTAAAGGGAACGTCATCGACCCATGGGATATCATCAATGAGTTCGGGACAGACGCATTCCGTTGGGCATTATTATCCGATAGTGCTCCTTGGAACACGAAGCGCTTCTCGAAGCAGATCGTTGCGGAAGCGAAGTCCAAAGTGATCGATACCATCGTGAATACGCACGCCTTCTTATCGCTCTATGCGAATATTGATCAATACGATCCGGCGGCGTATCCAGAGCGTCCATCACAGAATAAGCTTGATCGCTGGATCTTGTCCCGTCTGAACAGCTTAATGCTGCAGGTCAGCAAAGGGCTTGAAGTGAATGACTTCTTGAATCCTGCAAAAGCGATTGAGACTTTCGTCGATGAAATGAGTAACTGGTACATTCGTCGTTCGCGTGACCGTTTCTGGGGCAGCGAGATGACAGAAGATAAAATCTCGGCGTATCAGACACTTCGCAATGTTCTCTTGAATCTCTCCTTGCTCATCGCACCGTATGCGCCGTTCATTGCGGAAGAAGTATACGGCAACCTGGGCGGATCTGAGGAGAGCGTGCATTTGGCTGAATATCCAAAGGCAAATCCAGCCTTGATCGATGCGCAGTTGGAGCAAGACATGGAGACAGCGCGTCAGATCGTCGAACTTGCGCGTAACGTTCGTAACGAGACAAGCATTAAGACACGTCAGCCATTGTCCGAATTGATTGTATCGATGGATCGTGCATTTGATCTTGCAGGTTACGAAGCCATCATTAAGGATGAGATCAACGTTAAAGAAATCCGTATTGAGACAAGCGACAATGGGTTCGTTGACTTCAACTTGAAGCTGAACTTGAAAGTCGCAGGTAAGAAGTATGGTAAGAACGTCGGGGCTATCCAAGGCCATTTGAAAGGATTAGACGCAGCAGCCGCACGTGTCATTGTTGAACAGGGCACATTAGCATTTGTTACAGCTGAGGGTGAGACGCTTGACATTACTAGTGAAGAGCTGCTCATCGAGAAGCAGGCCAAAGAAGGCTTCGCATCCGCTTCGGGTTATCAGATTACGGTGGCACTGAATACAGACATTACACCTGCACTGGAACAAGAAGGCTGGGTACGTGAAGTTGTTCGTGCAATCCAAGATACACGTAAGAAGCTTGATCTGCCAATTGAGAAGCGTGTAAATCTTACGCTGCATGTGGATGAGGAGCTTCAAGCTGCCATTACGGCTTTCGAGCATGTGCTTCGTGAGAATGTCCTCGTGGAAGATGTTCAATTCGGGGAAGTTAGCGGTATGGAGAACGTGGAACTTGGCGAGAAAACTATAGGCATTCACATCGAGAAATAA
- a CDS encoding DUF5665 domain-containing protein, giving the protein MHIQIEGIAKSMEQARIAEYTELLLKPWRMIWLNILSGIARGVGIAIGFTVFAATIVYVLQWLNLLNLPIVGDYIADLVRVVQRQLEGKTY; this is encoded by the coding sequence ATGCATATACAAATTGAAGGCATCGCGAAGAGCATGGAGCAGGCGCGTATTGCGGAATATACAGAGCTGCTGCTCAAGCCGTGGCGAATGATTTGGCTTAACATTCTCTCAGGGATCGCGAGAGGTGTTGGGATCGCAATCGGTTTTACCGTCTTCGCCGCTACGATCGTGTACGTACTACAGTGGTTGAACCTGTTGAATCTGCCGATTGTTGGAGATTATATTGCTGACTTGGTGCGTGTCGTACAGCGGCAGCTCGAAGGAAAAACATATTAA
- the lspA gene encoding signal peptidase II, translating to MTYIVIYFLIGLIVLILDQVTKWIIATKLTIGEEISVIGNFFLITSHRNRGAAFGIMQEQRWFFLVITIVVVCAIIWYMRHMRKTGSVALLTGLGMILGGAIGNFWDRALHGEVVDFLLFNFGSYSFPIFNIADSGIVIGVILVLIDSLFLSKDKEKELPVQSEEQQ from the coding sequence GTGACTTACATAGTGATTTATTTTCTCATCGGACTTATTGTGCTTATTCTAGACCAAGTAACGAAATGGATCATTGCGACGAAATTAACGATTGGGGAAGAGATTAGTGTGATCGGGAACTTCTTCCTCATTACATCACACCGGAACCGTGGAGCGGCATTCGGGATAATGCAAGAGCAGCGCTGGTTCTTCCTGGTCATCACCATTGTTGTCGTCTGTGCGATCATCTGGTATATGCGGCATATGCGTAAAACGGGCAGTGTTGCACTTCTAACAGGTCTAGGGATGATCCTCGGGGGCGCAATCGGCAACTTCTGGGATCGAGCGTTGCACGGGGAAGTCGTAGACTTCTTATTATTCAATTTCGGAAGTTATTCCTTCCCAATCTTCAATATTGCTGACTCAGGTATCGTGATCGGGGTTATCCTCGTCTTGATCGATTCCTTATTCTTAAGCAAAGATAAAGAGAAAGAACTTCCGGTACAAAGTGAGGAACAACAATGA
- a CDS encoding RluA family pseudouridine synthase, with protein sequence MNEQQDQLSSEADVQEWTVTAEFHKERIDKYITESIEDNVSRSQIQLWIQDGHALVNGRVVKSNYKLAEGDRITLTIPEVATVDIEPENIPLDIAYEDHDVIVINKPRGMVVHPAPGHPSGTVVNALMYHCKDLSGINGELRPGIVHRIDKDTSGLLMAAKNDQAHASLAAQLKDHSVTRKYIAIVHGNIAHDHGTIDAPIGRDAGDRKMYTVTDKNSKHAVTHFLVLERFGDYTMVELKLETGRTHQIRVHMKFIGHPLVGDPMYGRSKGMQMDGQALHAAVLGFVHPKTQKYLEFDAPIPADMEHLLDRLRTR encoded by the coding sequence ATGAATGAACAGCAAGATCAATTAAGTTCAGAGGCTGATGTTCAGGAATGGACGGTTACCGCTGAATTCCATAAGGAACGTATTGATAAGTATATTACCGAATCGATCGAAGATAACGTGTCCCGTTCTCAGATCCAACTCTGGATTCAAGATGGACATGCGCTCGTGAATGGTCGGGTGGTGAAATCGAATTATAAGCTTGCCGAAGGAGATCGAATTACGTTGACGATTCCGGAGGTGGCAACGGTGGATATTGAGCCTGAGAATATTCCGCTTGATATCGCTTATGAGGATCATGATGTGATCGTGATCAATAAGCCTCGCGGTATGGTAGTTCATCCAGCGCCGGGACATCCATCGGGAACGGTCGTGAATGCGCTCATGTATCACTGCAAGGATCTATCTGGAATTAACGGCGAGCTGCGTCCCGGGATTGTGCATCGCATCGATAAAGATACATCAGGTCTGCTAATGGCTGCGAAGAACGATCAGGCCCATGCTTCGTTAGCTGCCCAGCTGAAAGACCATTCCGTGACACGGAAATATATTGCGATCGTGCATGGGAATATTGCGCATGATCATGGTACGATCGACGCACCGATTGGACGGGATGCAGGAGATCGGAAAATGTACACGGTAACCGATAAGAATAGCAAACACGCGGTGACACATTTTCTCGTGTTGGAACGGTTCGGGGATTATACCATGGTGGAATTGAAGCTGGAGACGGGCCGTACCCATCAAATCCGGGTTCATATGAAATTCATCGGTCACCCGCTTGTCGGAGATCCGATGTATGGCCGAAGCAAAGGAATGCAAATGGATGGACAGGCGCTGCATGCCGCAGTTCTTGGGTTCGTGCATCCAAAGACGCAGAAATACTTGGAATTTGATGCGCCGATCCCTGCAGATATGGAGCATTTGCTAGATCGCCTCCGTACACGTTAA
- a CDS encoding LL-diaminopimelate aminotransferase, protein MTIEQYQATYIQKSFANRIGGENYGKDTAIYKFEKIKRAKAAARKAFPDVELIDMGVGEPDEMAPAGIVAKLAEEAAKPENRGYADNGIAEFKEAAARYLKNVFQVEGIHPETDIVHSIGSKPALAMLPSCFINPGDITIMTVPGYPILGTHTKYLGGEVYTVPLLKENNFLPNLNEIPEEIARRAKLLYLNYPNNPTGASATVEFFTEVVEWAKKHDVVVVHDAPYAALTYDGLKPLSFLSVPGAKDVGVELHSLSKSYNMTGWRIGFVAGNPLIVKAFSDVKDNNDSGQFIAIQKAAAYGLDNPQLTEEIAAKYSRRHDLLVAALNEIGFTASKPKGSFFLYVEMPKGIKGGQQFETAEDFSQYLIREKLISTVPWTDAGHFVRFSVTFIANGIEDEKRVIEEIKRRLTDVEFEF, encoded by the coding sequence ATGACAATTGAACAATATCAAGCAACGTATATCCAGAAGAGCTTCGCGAACCGCATCGGCGGTGAGAACTATGGGAAAGATACGGCAATCTATAAATTCGAGAAAATTAAACGTGCCAAGGCAGCGGCGAGAAAAGCTTTTCCAGACGTTGAACTCATTGATATGGGCGTAGGTGAGCCGGACGAGATGGCGCCGGCAGGGATTGTAGCGAAGCTTGCAGAAGAAGCCGCGAAGCCTGAGAACCGTGGTTATGCTGATAATGGGATTGCTGAGTTCAAAGAAGCGGCAGCTCGTTATCTGAAAAATGTCTTCCAAGTGGAAGGCATTCATCCAGAGACGGACATCGTACATTCCATCGGGTCGAAACCTGCGCTTGCCATGCTGCCATCGTGCTTCATTAACCCAGGTGATATCACGATCATGACGGTACCAGGGTATCCGATTCTTGGAACACATACGAAATATTTGGGCGGTGAAGTCTATACTGTACCATTGTTGAAAGAGAATAACTTTCTACCGAATTTGAATGAGATCCCTGAAGAGATTGCTCGCCGTGCGAAGCTCTTGTACTTGAACTATCCGAACAACCCGACAGGCGCAAGCGCTACGGTCGAATTCTTCACGGAAGTCGTGGAATGGGCCAAGAAACATGATGTCGTAGTCGTACATGACGCGCCTTATGCAGCGTTGACCTATGATGGCTTGAAGCCGCTGAGCTTCTTGTCTGTGCCAGGGGCGAAGGATGTCGGTGTGGAGCTTCACTCCCTCTCGAAATCATACAATATGACGGGATGGCGGATTGGCTTTGTAGCTGGTAATCCGTTGATCGTGAAAGCATTCAGTGATGTGAAGGATAATAATGATTCCGGTCAATTTATCGCGATTCAAAAAGCAGCGGCTTATGGACTGGATAACCCGCAGTTGACTGAAGAGATTGCTGCGAAATATTCCCGACGTCACGATCTGCTCGTTGCTGCATTGAATGAGATCGGGTTTACTGCGAGCAAACCGAAGGGTTCTTTCTTCTTGTATGTGGAGATGCCTAAAGGTATTAAAGGTGGACAGCAATTCGAGACGGCGGAAGATTTCTCTCAATACCTGATCCGTGAGAAGCTGATCTCTACGGTGCCTTGGACGGATGCTGGGCATTTCGTGCGTTTTTCGGTAACGTTCATCGCGAACGGTATCGAGGACGAGAAGCGTGTTATCGAAGAGATTAAGCGCCGCTTAACGGATGTGGAATTTGAGTTTTGA